Part of the Dyella humicola genome, TCAGCGAGATCAAGGGGCATTACGCCGATGCAGGGGTTCACGCTGGCGCGTCGAAGTCCGCCGGCGCGCGCGTGATGACCAAGGGCAATGTGTCGCTGGCACTTAGCGGAACGGGCAAGGGCTGGGATCTCGGCGTGGCATTCGGCGCTTTCATCCTCGAATGACCTAGGGTCTGGCGTGGCGTTTCATGCGCTGCGCCAGGCTTTGCATTCCATCCGGAGATGGCTAAGGTGTCCGAGCGCGTACGGCTCCGTACGTTTCGATTGACAAGGAATCCCCAGCATGTCCGCCAACCCCGGCACGGCACTCCCCCGCTATGCCTTCGGCGATGAGCTCGCCAGCAGTGTCATCCACGGCATTGGCATCGTGCTCAGCATCGCCGGCCTGGCTACCCTGGTGGCGTTCTCCGCACGCTATGGTGATATGCGCGCTGTCGTCGCCAGTGCGATATTCGGTACGACGCTGATTCTTTGTTACACCGCATCGACGCTCTATCACTCGATTCACGGTGTGCTGGCCAAGCGGGTGCTGCGCACGTTTGACCACATCGCGATTTTCTTGCTGATCGCCGGTACCTATACGCCTTTCACCTTGATCGCGTTGCCCGGTGTGTGGGGCTGGGCGCTGTTCGGCACGATCTGGGGGCTCGCGTTGATGGGCAGCGCGCTAGAGCTTGGCTTGCTCAAACGTTACCGCCGCCTTGCCGTGTTGATGTACGTGGCGATGGGCTGGGTCGGCTTGATCGCGTTCAAGCCGCTGAGCGAGCACCTGCAGTTCGGCGGCATGGTGCTGTTGATCGCTGGGGGAGTGACCTACACGCTTGGCGTGCCGTTCTATCTGTGGCGCAAACTGCCTTACCACCATTCGGTGTGGCACGGCTTCGTGCTCGCCGGAAGCGTGCTGCATTACCTGGCGGTGTTGCTCTACGTGATTCCCGACGCGCCGGTGTGAAAGCGCTGCTCGAAGCGCTGCGGCGCGACCTCGAGGATGCCGCCACCCACCTGGGGCGGCCGCATGATCTACGTTTCCATCCCATGTTCGGTGGCTTGATGGCCTACGTCGGAGAGAAGCCGTGCGCGTGGCTATCAACGCAAGGGCTGGCGCTCAAGCTCGCTCCGGG contains:
- the trhA gene encoding PAQR family membrane homeostasis protein TrhA, encoding MSANPGTALPRYAFGDELASSVIHGIGIVLSIAGLATLVAFSARYGDMRAVVASAIFGTTLILCYTASTLYHSIHGVLAKRVLRTFDHIAIFLLIAGTYTPFTLIALPGVWGWALFGTIWGLALMGSALELGLLKRYRRLAVLMYVAMGWVGLIAFKPLSEHLQFGGMVLLIAGGVTYTLGVPFYLWRKLPYHHSVWHGFVLAGSVLHYLAVLLYVIPDAPV